In the Thermococcus sp. MAR1 genome, one interval contains:
- a CDS encoding DUF2341 domain-containing protein — MKSRVRVTSIVLVLILLVGSFGLAVPSINVNVQGIGAGSQRLVSPVLQGSIWFNTELTSGELVFSEDLPEGTRIYVSLRDASNNTIAYNYSIALTSDLAAGTILQYSLVNPSGASRVDVVKAIVTVMTPDYQTTFTSGDILVTSRELGVGMANTTVFCTPITVKENSGQTLYNYSVLVVLDDSDNNNNEAWSVDWNIINTTNLYFTDDAGNPLYFWIQRLDTTNRIAYLWVKLPELAAGSSSTLCLNYGVWPNPYLSYNDPGKVFLLFDDFDGSSLDTNRWNVHGDPVVSNSVVSLSSGEWIWSKKTVPGDSFQILIQAVRLRPSPFFMWYVDSRSLAWAEVFNGSYLLYPQEELGVFNVSSGEWLRKYQMSNVPVLGSDNLINITVRPYNSTHVSVLVYEDSTQLSTYIVPKEPDEPIGIGQWYYYNWLGRPRSRTSTYDWIIVRRHVNPEPSVSVGLWYYKLVFYPQPPATVTASSLVVTSPAGTIASLSIFDLNNALLVDKSASSRLPISPGAPLNDTLPIQVNNSTEERIKELASNLTLPSDGP, encoded by the coding sequence ATGAAAAGTCGGGTTAGAGTCACTTCAATCGTGCTTGTTCTAATCCTGCTCGTGGGGAGCTTTGGGTTAGCTGTGCCCAGTATTAACGTGAATGTTCAGGGCATTGGGGCTGGTTCTCAGAGGCTTGTTTCCCCCGTTCTCCAGGGATCCATATGGTTTAACACGGAATTAACTTCCGGTGAGCTCGTTTTCTCGGAAGACCTTCCGGAGGGGACGCGAATTTACGTCTCTCTGCGGGATGCCAGCAACAACACCATTGCCTACAATTACTCCATTGCCCTCACGTCGGATTTGGCCGCTGGAACTATTTTGCAGTATTCTCTCGTCAATCCAAGCGGAGCTAGCAGGGTGGATGTTGTGAAGGCCATTGTTACCGTTATGACTCCCGACTACCAGACCACTTTCACATCGGGCGATATACTAGTCACGAGCAGGGAACTGGGAGTTGGTATGGCCAATACCACAGTCTTTTGTACCCCGATAACCGTTAAGGAAAACAGCGGGCAAACCCTCTACAACTACAGCGTTCTGGTCGTCTTGGACGACAGTGACAATAACAACAACGAGGCATGGAGCGTTGATTGGAACATTATCAACACAACCAACCTTTACTTCACCGATGACGCTGGTAATCCCCTGTATTTCTGGATCCAGCGCCTGGACACCACGAACAGGATAGCCTACCTGTGGGTCAAGCTCCCAGAGCTCGCCGCGGGCTCCTCCAGTACCCTGTGTCTCAACTATGGTGTGTGGCCCAATCCATACCTCAGTTATAACGACCCGGGCAAAGTTTTCCTGCTTTTTGATGATTTTGATGGTTCGTCACTTGATACGAATAGATGGAATGTCCACGGCGACCCAGTAGTGTCAAACAGCGTGGTAAGTCTAAGCAGTGGGGAGTGGATATGGAGCAAAAAAACGGTACCGGGAGATTCATTTCAGATTCTAATTCAGGCGGTGAGATTAAGGCCTTCACCGTTCTTTATGTGGTACGTGGACAGCAGGTCCCTTGCATGGGCTGAGGTTTTCAACGGCAGTTATTTGTTGTACCCGCAGGAAGAATTGGGAGTCTTCAACGTTAGCTCTGGGGAATGGCTTAGGAAGTATCAGATGAGTAACGTTCCTGTACTTGGCTCGGATAACCTTATAAACATAACCGTCCGGCCATACAATTCCACCCACGTCTCCGTTTTAGTTTACGAGGATTCCACACAACTTTCCACTTATATCGTTCCAAAAGAACCCGATGAGCCGATTGGTATCGGTCAGTGGTATTATTATAATTGGCTGGGTAGACCTAGAAGCAGAACATCCACTTACGACTGGATAATTGTCCGCAGGCATGTAAACCCTGAGCCCTCCGTTTCGGTTGGACTCTGGTACTACAAGCTCGTCTTTTACCCGCAGCCTCCTGCCACTGTAACCGCCTCCTCTTTGGTGGTCACTTCACCTGCCGGGACAATAGCATCTTTATCAATCTTTGACTTAAACAATGCCCTGCTGGTGGATAAAAGCGCTTCATCAAGACTACCGATTTCTCCAGGAGCGCCCTTGAATGACACCCTGCCAATTCAGGTGAACAACAGCACAGAAGAAAGAATAAAAGAACTGGCCTCCAACCTCACCCTCCCATCCGATGGGCCATAG
- the pfdA gene encoding prefoldin subunit alpha yields the protein MAEMNEMEKLAYEYQLLQAQAQLLAQNLELLTLGRNEFQAVKETLEELKKVEGEKPEILVPVGAGSFLKARIEDKENAIVSVGAGYAVEKSLDDAITYLDARIKEYDEAIAKTQEALRKLEGQLGELAQKAQELQQRQAMGFSVKK from the coding sequence ATGGCCGAGATGAACGAGATGGAGAAGCTCGCTTACGAGTACCAGCTCCTTCAGGCCCAGGCGCAGCTCCTGGCCCAGAACCTCGAACTGCTCACCCTGGGGAGGAACGAGTTCCAGGCGGTCAAGGAGACGCTGGAGGAACTCAAGAAAGTCGAGGGGGAGAAGCCTGAGATTCTGGTGCCGGTTGGCGCGGGTTCGTTCCTTAAGGCGAGGATAGAAGACAAGGAAAACGCGATAGTCAGCGTTGGCGCCGGCTACGCCGTTGAGAAGAGCCTCGATGATGCAATAACTTACTTAGACGCTCGCATAAAGGAATACGATGAAGCAATAGCCAAGACCCAGGAGGCTCTCAGAAAGCTTGAAGGACAGTTAGGAGAGCTCGCCCAAAAGGCCCAGGAGCTTCAGCAGAGGCAGGCGATGGGCTTCAGTGTGAAGAAATGA
- a CDS encoding P-loop NTPase: protein MQIAIASGKGGVGKSTITASLLYLLKDEYRFVAVDADADAPNLDLLLGVERWEEERELIGAKVARINVESCIRCGICQERCPYDCIKVIDGDYVVSELTCEGCNVCGLVCPVPGTITLEEVRSGVVRKTMTRYGFPLISAQLDVGRPNSGKLVTEEKEWAKKLMGELGLEHMIVDSAAGIGCQVIASIGGADLTILVAEPTPASLSDVQRAYKVVQHFRQPAYLIINKADFNPGFTALRGWAEAEGIPILGEIPYDRAIPRSMSMLKPFVEAFPDSKAAEAMREIAERVREEILK, encoded by the coding sequence ATGCAGATAGCGATAGCGAGCGGCAAGGGCGGCGTTGGGAAGAGCACCATCACCGCTTCGCTTCTCTATCTGCTAAAGGACGAGTACCGTTTCGTTGCCGTTGATGCCGATGCAGACGCGCCGAACCTCGACCTGCTCCTCGGCGTGGAGCGCTGGGAGGAGGAGAGGGAGCTGATAGGTGCAAAGGTGGCAAGGATAAATGTGGAGAGCTGCATAAGGTGCGGTATCTGCCAGGAGCGCTGCCCCTACGACTGCATCAAGGTTATTGACGGGGACTACGTTGTCAGCGAGCTGACCTGTGAGGGCTGCAACGTCTGCGGCTTGGTATGCCCCGTTCCGGGGACGATAACGCTGGAGGAAGTCCGCTCCGGCGTGGTGAGGAAAACAATGACGCGCTACGGCTTTCCTCTTATCTCTGCCCAGCTCGACGTTGGAAGGCCTAACAGCGGAAAACTCGTCACAGAGGAGAAGGAGTGGGCGAAGAAGCTCATGGGCGAGCTCGGTCTTGAGCACATGATAGTGGACAGTGCAGCTGGCATAGGTTGCCAGGTCATAGCGAGCATAGGCGGGGCGGATTTGACGATACTCGTGGCTGAGCCAACACCAGCTTCCCTCAGCGATGTCCAGAGGGCCTACAAGGTCGTCCAGCACTTCAGGCAACCGGCTTACCTCATCATCAACAAGGCCGACTTCAACCCCGGCTTTACTGCCCTAAGGGGGTGGGCCGAAGCTGAGGGAATCCCGATACTCGGCGAGATACCCTACGACAGGGCCATTCCGAGGAGCATGAGCATGCTTAAGCCCTTCGTCGAGGCCTTTCCGGACTCGAAGGCTGCCGAAGCGATGAGGGAGATAGCGGAGAGGGTCAGGGAAGAGATACTTAAGTGA
- a CDS encoding P-loop NTPase — MQIAVSGGKGGTGKSTVAINLAIALKEHYDLVLADLDVEAPNDHLLLGVELASEEPVELFMPRFDYGKCTRCRKCAEVCEEHAIITMRDGTPFLMPNLCSGCAACEIVCPVPGAILPGKKLMGHTYLTETPYGFPLVTGRLLEGEERAMPIVSRAKKRAQGLGKELLMVDTAAGTSNTVSKALEDSRLIIAVTEPTPLGIHDGELILKLAKLMNVPAMVVVNRSDLGDVGKVREIAEKYDAEVIAEIPYSENIIRSYVEGKPIVLTDYPEAGLFREIASRVVEFLGGGE, encoded by the coding sequence TTGCAGATAGCTGTGAGTGGTGGAAAAGGTGGCACCGGAAAGTCAACGGTCGCGATTAACCTGGCGATAGCGCTTAAAGAGCACTACGACCTTGTCCTGGCGGACCTTGATGTTGAAGCTCCCAACGACCACCTTCTCCTAGGCGTGGAGCTGGCCAGCGAGGAGCCGGTTGAACTGTTCATGCCGCGCTTCGACTATGGGAAGTGCACCCGGTGCAGGAAGTGCGCCGAGGTCTGCGAGGAGCACGCGATAATAACCATGCGCGACGGGACGCCCTTCCTGATGCCGAACCTCTGCTCCGGCTGCGCCGCCTGTGAGATAGTCTGTCCGGTTCCAGGGGCGATTCTGCCGGGCAAGAAGCTGATGGGGCACACTTATCTTACAGAGACTCCCTACGGCTTCCCACTCGTCACGGGAAGGCTCCTTGAGGGTGAGGAACGAGCGATGCCGATAGTTTCGAGGGCCAAGAAGCGCGCTCAGGGGCTTGGTAAGGAACTTCTGATGGTCGATACCGCCGCGGGGACGAGCAACACGGTATCGAAGGCCCTTGAGGATTCGAGGCTCATCATAGCCGTCACCGAGCCGACACCCCTAGGCATTCACGACGGCGAGCTGATTCTGAAACTCGCGAAGCTGATGAATGTTCCCGCGATGGTCGTTGTGAACCGCTCGGACCTCGGTGACGTGGGCAAGGTGCGCGAGATTGCCGAGAAGTACGATGCAGAGGTAATCGCGGAGATTCCGTACAGCGAGAACATCATAAGGAGCTACGTTGAGGGGAAGCCAATAGTCCTGACGGATTATCCCGAAGCGGGGCTCTTCAGGGAGATTGCTTCCAGGGTCGTTGAGTTCCTCGGAGGTGGTGAGTGA
- a CDS encoding NifB/NifX family molybdenum-iron cluster-binding protein has translation MRCLKVAFGMENDETLIDAHYGDSEFFAIYEVCEDGSVKLLEKRHNKAKDFEEHDEGHGDPRKFKAVVSQLLDVDVLAAFRMGPNFLRIRDKTNKVAFFTRTRDLKVALQRVSENFDDLYTQVQAKKAEKPPIEE, from the coding sequence ATGAGGTGCCTGAAGGTCGCGTTTGGAATGGAAAACGATGAGACGCTCATAGATGCCCACTACGGGGACTCGGAGTTCTTCGCGATATACGAGGTCTGCGAAGATGGTAGCGTTAAGCTGCTCGAAAAGAGGCACAATAAAGCTAAGGACTTCGAGGAGCATGATGAAGGCCATGGCGACCCCAGGAAGTTCAAGGCGGTTGTTAGTCAGCTCCTCGACGTTGACGTTTTAGCGGCCTTCAGAATGGGGCCGAACTTTTTGAGAATACGGGACAAGACCAACAAGGTGGCCTTCTTCACGAGGACGAGGGATTTGAAGGTGGCTCTCCAGCGCGTTTCTGAGAACTTCGACGACCTCTATACCCAAGTTCAGGCCAAAAAGGCCGAAAAGCCGCCGATAGAGGAGTGA
- a CDS encoding isoprenylcysteine carboxylmethyltransferase family protein codes for MRFLGIVPKVSLFAVPYALLAFYLNSKLSRPFIRFSSMGIALLTVGIALWLLCYFQVSMAYQKGELLTTGCYSRIRHPIYSIWGFLILPGFSLAIGGFMLGLPLVYWLAVVRFIGEEERALAERFGDGWKSYARKTPRFIPRI; via the coding sequence ATGAGGTTCCTTGGGATAGTTCCCAAGGTTTCCCTTTTCGCGGTTCCCTACGCGCTCCTCGCATTTTACCTGAACTCGAAGCTCTCCAGACCATTTATCAGGTTTTCCAGTATGGGAATTGCCCTTCTCACAGTTGGCATAGCACTCTGGCTCCTCTGCTATTTCCAAGTTTCAATGGCCTATCAGAAAGGCGAGCTGCTCACAACGGGGTGCTACTCCAGGATCAGACATCCTATCTATTCAATCTGGGGCTTTCTTATCCTTCCCGGCTTCTCGCTCGCCATCGGAGGCTTTATGCTGGGCCTACCACTCGTCTACTGGCTCGCGGTGGTGAGGTTTATAGGGGAGGAGGAAAGAGCCTTAGCGGAGAGGTTCGGCGATGGGTGGAAAAGCTACGCGAGAAAAACGCCCAGGTTCATACCGAGGATTTGA
- a CDS encoding DUF2250 domain-containing protein, protein MGGKATREKRPGSYRGFELLPVHLYILIHLKRAGVDYAKMMAKISGLPVELITDAIGDLLEIGLIERDPGSAVKRSKARFKKAFEVHKHHTYYHLSRGRTLRPLD, encoded by the coding sequence ATGGGTGGAAAAGCTACGCGAGAAAAACGCCCAGGTTCATACCGAGGATTTGAGCTTCTCCCCGTTCACCTCTACATCCTGATCCATCTAAAGAGGGCGGGCGTTGATTACGCCAAGATGATGGCCAAGATAAGCGGCCTTCCGGTTGAACTCATAACAGATGCAATCGGCGACCTCCTTGAAATCGGCCTGATAGAACGCGACCCGGGGAGCGCGGTAAAGCGGAGCAAAGCGCGCTTTAAGAAGGCCTTCGAGGTCCACAAGCACCACACCTACTACCATCTCTCGCGAGGGAGAACTCTTCGTCCGCTCGATTGA
- a CDS encoding ferrous iron transport protein A, with translation MKLSEVEPGRTVKVKEITGGPKARFMAMGISRGTKIKVLKRAPLGDPIAVEVRGYKLSLRKDEARFIEVE, from the coding sequence ATGAAGCTGAGCGAAGTTGAGCCTGGGAGAACCGTCAAAGTCAAAGAAATAACCGGCGGACCAAAGGCCCGCTTTATGGCAATGGGGATTAGCAGGGGGACGAAGATCAAGGTTCTGAAGAGGGCCCCACTCGGGGACCCCATAGCGGTTGAGGTTCGCGGCTACAAGCTGTCGTTGAGGAAAGACGAAGCAAGGTTCATCGAGGTGGAGTGA
- a CDS encoding FeoA family protein, with the protein MAPLSFLNEGAKARIVQIVGGKGVFARLTALGLVPGREVRVVRNQMAGPLIVAVDDTQIALGRGLAMKILVEVE; encoded by the coding sequence ATGGCACCCCTTAGCTTTCTCAACGAGGGTGCAAAGGCAAGGATCGTCCAGATAGTGGGGGGCAAGGGCGTCTTCGCGAGGCTCACGGCACTCGGCCTCGTCCCGGGGAGGGAAGTTAGGGTCGTTAGAAACCAGATGGCCGGCCCGCTGATAGTGGCCGTTGACGACACCCAAATCGCCCTCGGTAGGGGGCTCGCGATGAAAATCCTCGTGGAGGTGGAATGA
- the feoB gene encoding ferrous iron transport protein B produces MGETVIALIGNPNVGKTTIFNALTGLKQHVGNWPGVTVEKKEGELEYRGRKFHVVDLPGVYALTAYSIDEKIARDFIVREKPDLVVDIVDASNLQRNLYLTLQLLEIGANVVVALNKVDLAEEKGIKIDPKRLEEALGVPVVPMVASKGEGIEEIKKAIAENLGRKPKTLRYPNFEPYIERLVKVIELDGKLAGDYNPRWLAIKLLEGDEGIRGIIEGSEKRDEVMKELINVKKELERKYEDLELAFADGRYGLIDQITKRAIVAREERMTFSEMLDEVFTHKYLGIPIFIGIMWATFKFTFDVSAPFSDIIDWFFGWLGDAVGSHIANDALASLLRDGIIAGLGSVLVFLPPIAFLFLAFSWLEDSGYMARAAFVMDRVMHRFGLHGKSVIPMIMGFGCNVPAIMATRTLEDEKDRILTILVNPLMSCPARLPIYAVFAGAFFAGKEGTVITSMYLLGIGLALVIAWLFRKLIFKGEPSYFIMELPPYNRPNWRGILGATWARTEKFLKKAGTVIFGGVVVVWLLSVTGPSGYLGSEALENGELLVKSWVAVLGHALQPLFSPMGWDWKAAVALFFGFIAKEIVVGTLGVLYGVGGEETAVSHAIAASGTFTPVTAYAFMAFSLIYVPCVATIAVIKGEAGWKWALFAVAYEIILAYLVALAIVGIGGVLA; encoded by the coding sequence ATGGGTGAAACCGTAATAGCTTTAATTGGAAACCCCAACGTCGGTAAAACGACGATTTTCAACGCTCTAACCGGTTTGAAGCAGCACGTTGGCAACTGGCCAGGCGTCACCGTCGAGAAGAAGGAGGGCGAATTAGAGTACAGGGGCAGGAAATTCCACGTGGTTGACCTGCCGGGCGTCTACGCGCTGACGGCTTATTCCATAGACGAGAAGATAGCGAGGGACTTCATAGTCCGCGAAAAACCCGACCTCGTTGTGGACATCGTTGACGCGTCCAACCTTCAGCGCAACCTCTACCTAACCCTGCAACTCCTCGAAATAGGGGCCAATGTAGTAGTGGCCCTGAACAAGGTTGATCTGGCCGAGGAGAAGGGCATCAAGATAGACCCTAAGAGACTTGAGGAGGCCTTGGGTGTTCCCGTTGTCCCGATGGTCGCCTCCAAGGGGGAGGGGATAGAGGAGATCAAGAAGGCCATCGCCGAGAACCTCGGAAGGAAGCCAAAAACGCTGAGGTATCCGAACTTCGAGCCTTACATAGAACGCCTCGTAAAGGTAATAGAACTCGACGGGAAGCTCGCGGGGGACTACAACCCGCGGTGGCTCGCCATAAAGCTCCTCGAAGGGGATGAGGGCATCAGGGGCATCATCGAGGGCAGCGAGAAAAGGGACGAGGTAATGAAGGAGCTGATAAACGTAAAGAAGGAACTTGAGAGAAAGTACGAGGACCTTGAGCTGGCCTTCGCCGACGGGAGGTATGGGCTAATCGATCAGATCACCAAGAGGGCGATAGTGGCGCGCGAGGAGAGGATGACCTTCTCTGAGATGCTCGACGAGGTCTTCACCCACAAGTACCTCGGCATACCCATATTCATAGGCATCATGTGGGCAACCTTCAAGTTCACCTTTGACGTATCCGCTCCGTTCAGCGACATCATAGACTGGTTCTTTGGCTGGCTCGGCGATGCCGTTGGCTCCCACATAGCCAACGATGCCCTGGCTTCCCTCCTGAGGGACGGAATCATAGCGGGCCTCGGAAGCGTCCTTGTGTTCCTGCCGCCGATAGCCTTCCTGTTCCTGGCCTTCTCGTGGCTTGAGGACAGCGGGTACATGGCGAGGGCGGCCTTCGTTATGGACAGGGTCATGCACCGCTTCGGCCTCCACGGAAAGTCCGTGATACCGATGATAATGGGCTTTGGATGCAACGTTCCGGCTATAATGGCCACAAGAACGCTCGAAGACGAAAAGGACAGAATTCTAACGATACTCGTGAACCCTCTGATGTCCTGCCCGGCGAGGCTCCCCATTTACGCCGTCTTCGCAGGGGCCTTCTTTGCAGGGAAGGAGGGAACGGTGATAACGAGCATGTACCTCCTCGGGATAGGCCTCGCGCTGGTGATAGCGTGGCTCTTCAGGAAGTTGATCTTCAAGGGCGAGCCGTCCTACTTCATAATGGAGCTTCCCCCGTACAACAGGCCAAACTGGAGGGGAATCCTTGGCGCTACGTGGGCGAGAACTGAGAAGTTCCTGAAGAAGGCTGGAACTGTGATCTTCGGGGGAGTAGTGGTCGTCTGGCTGCTCTCGGTTACCGGGCCAAGTGGCTACCTCGGCTCGGAGGCACTTGAAAACGGCGAGCTGTTGGTCAAATCGTGGGTAGCAGTGCTCGGCCATGCCCTTCAGCCGCTCTTCAGCCCGATGGGCTGGGACTGGAAGGCAGCGGTAGCGCTGTTCTTCGGCTTCATAGCAAAGGAGATAGTCGTTGGAACACTCGGTGTGCTTTACGGCGTTGGTGGGGAAGAAACAGCAGTATCGCATGCGATAGCGGCGAGTGGAACCTTTACCCCCGTTACAGCCTACGCCTTCATGGCGTTCTCGCTGATATACGTGCCCTGTGTGGCAACAATCGCCGTCATAAAGGGTGAAGCGGGCTGGAAGTGGGCCCTGTTCGCAGTGGCGTACGAGATAATCTTGGCCTATCTCGTGGCCCTCGCGATAGTTGGAATAGGGGGTGTACTGGCATGA
- a CDS encoding MBL fold metallo-hydrolase, whose protein sequence is MRILVLNDNTPGKGFLNDWGWSVLAEGKSRFIFDADTKREILLHNSKVLGLSLQNLDFAVLSHWHYDHYGGFPIVGELNPGIPLYAPPGNGTMVRQWGLRVREVAKAGDLEAGVWTSGPLNGFEQAIGVETPSGLVVIVGCSHPGVDGLTKAVLEVSGYGKAHLVIGGFHYPSARTLDRLSELTEFIAPAHCSGEDAKAYVRRKYPEKFIGVRTGSVLEI, encoded by the coding sequence ATGCGGATCCTCGTCCTCAACGACAATACCCCAGGAAAGGGCTTCCTCAACGACTGGGGCTGGAGCGTTCTGGCTGAGGGAAAAAGCCGCTTCATATTTGATGCGGACACTAAAAGGGAGATTCTCCTCCATAATTCCAAGGTACTGGGTCTCTCTCTTCAAAACCTTGATTTCGCTGTGCTAAGCCACTGGCACTACGACCACTACGGCGGTTTCCCCATAGTAGGGGAGCTGAATCCGGGAATTCCTCTCTACGCCCCGCCGGGAAACGGGACGATGGTGAGACAATGGGGGCTCCGGGTTAGGGAGGTGGCAAAGGCCGGTGACCTTGAGGCCGGGGTTTGGACTTCGGGGCCCTTAAACGGTTTTGAGCAAGCTATCGGGGTTGAAACTCCTTCAGGCCTCGTTGTCATCGTTGGCTGTTCCCATCCGGGCGTTGATGGGCTCACCAAGGCGGTCCTTGAGGTTTCTGGCTATGGGAAAGCCCACCTCGTAATTGGTGGTTTTCATTACCCCTCGGCCAGGACTCTCGATAGGTTGTCGGAGTTGACTGAGTTCATAGCTCCTGCCCACTGTTCTGGGGAGGATGCGAAGGCGTACGTGCGGAGGAAATATCCTGAAAAGTTCATTGGAGTGAGAACGGGGAGTGTTCTGGAAATCTAA
- a CDS encoding regulator of amino acid metabolism, contains ACT domain protein, with product MILIDEYFRHYPARKKVAEFLLRHGIEIRNGSMLLDGVELPITEVARATGVTRKVVYLTVETIENTNALRLLFERLRPELRIEDLAPAMNWEVLELKLADDDGRALPAVLDVLLRDGNRPISVRFGNLPGEAPYFSIVVERPISGEAISKIEGIGGIERMLIKTPEKVKTKLVCTFCEVKYCPRRLSGGVEIAD from the coding sequence ATGATCCTCATAGACGAATACTTCAGGCATTACCCCGCCCGGAAAAAGGTCGCCGAGTTCCTGCTCAGGCACGGTATCGAAATCCGCAACGGTTCGATGCTCCTTGACGGGGTCGAGCTCCCCATAACCGAGGTTGCGAGGGCGACGGGGGTGACGAGAAAGGTCGTGTACCTCACGGTTGAGACTATAGAGAACACTAACGCCCTCCGGCTTCTCTTTGAGAGGCTCCGCCCGGAGCTGAGAATCGAGGATCTCGCCCCCGCCATGAACTGGGAGGTGCTGGAGCTCAAACTGGCGGATGATGATGGAAGGGCATTGCCCGCCGTGCTGGACGTCCTTTTGAGGGACGGGAACAGGCCGATATCGGTCAGGTTCGGGAACCTTCCGGGGGAAGCGCCGTACTTCTCCATCGTCGTGGAGAGGCCGATAAGCGGGGAGGCGATTTCCAAGATCGAGGGGATAGGCGGAATCGAGAGGATGCTCATAAAAACCCCGGAAAAAGTCAAGACGAAGCTGGTGTGTACCTTCTGTGAGGTCAAGTACTGTCCGAGGAGGCTCTCTGGGGGCGTGGAAATTGCGGATTAG
- a CDS encoding ATPase domain-containing protein: MLVKLGIPWIGGIIPRGFPSNTSTLVSGPGGSGKPLIGYIFASGWLKNGGNVVFLLTSTTLEYLRNTMGLLGADLDDYGSRVFFVELDPGIEGIEIVSDEHIRANFVKPEIWDEALALASVYLSNVPKTIAPLGTMVVGAALNLLFFSPTYGRAIHRKIMDTLASNKTKTYFFTVNTDVFRDMVEELEGAADNLMFSRMEKPMRLFLRVERVKWAPFERKEVEVPLSREILDEIREEAERGKKNLIPAIKRL, from the coding sequence GTGCTCGTGAAACTCGGGATTCCCTGGATCGGAGGGATAATCCCCAGGGGGTTTCCTTCCAACACTTCGACGCTTGTGAGCGGTCCCGGCGGCTCTGGAAAGCCCCTCATCGGATATATCTTCGCTTCCGGCTGGCTTAAGAACGGCGGGAACGTGGTTTTCCTGCTGACGAGTACGACGCTTGAGTACCTGAGAAACACTATGGGTCTCCTCGGCGCCGACCTGGACGACTACGGGAGCAGGGTCTTCTTCGTGGAGCTCGATCCAGGCATAGAGGGCATTGAGATCGTCTCGGACGAGCACATCAGGGCGAACTTTGTAAAGCCTGAGATATGGGACGAGGCGCTTGCGCTGGCGAGCGTTTACCTCAGCAACGTACCGAAAACGATAGCCCCCCTCGGAACGATGGTCGTCGGCGCCGCCCTCAACCTGCTGTTCTTCTCCCCGACCTACGGAAGGGCCATTCACAGGAAGATAATGGATACACTAGCGTCGAACAAAACAAAAACGTACTTCTTCACGGTCAACACCGACGTTTTCAGGGATATGGTGGAGGAGCTTGAGGGGGCCGCGGACAACCTTATGTTCAGCAGGATGGAGAAGCCCATGAGGCTCTTCTTGAGAGTCGAGCGGGTGAAGTGGGCGCCCTTTGAGCGGAAGGAGGTCGAAGTTCCCCTTTCTCGTGAAATCCTTGATGAAATCAGGGAAGAGGCGGAGAGGGGTAAGAAGAACCTCATTCCCGCGATAAAGAGGCTGTGA